From the genome of Streptomyces sp. NBC_01304:
GTGGGCGCCGCGGGCCTCCGGGGTGACGGGGACGACGGCCTGGTTCTTCACCACCGCGCCCAGAATCGCGTCGGCGACCTTCTCCGGCGGGTAGTTGCGCAGGCCGTACAGCCGGGACGTCTTCTTCTGGCGGCGCTTCTCCTCGGTCTCGTCGACGCCGGCGAAGTGCGTGGTCGCCGTGATGTTCGTGTTGACGAAGCCCGGGCAGATCGCGGAGACCCCGATGCCCTGGCCGGCCAGCTCGGCACGCAGGCACTCGCTGAGCATCAGGACGGCGGCCTTGGAGGTGGAGTAGGCGGGCAGCGCCTTGGAGGGCTGATACGCGGCCGCCGAGGCCGTGTTGACGATGTGGCCGCCCTGGCCGCGGTCGGCCATCTGCTTGCCGAAGATCCGGCAGCCGTGGATGACGCCCCACAGATTGACGTCCAGGACCTTCTTCCAGTCCTCCGAGGTGGTGTCGAAGAAGGAGCCGGATATGCCGATCCCTGCGTTGTTCACCAGGACGTCCAGTACGCCGTACTCCGTGGCGACCTTCTCGGCGAGCTTCTCCATCGCCTGCTCGTCGGTCACGTCGACCGTCTCGCCCCAGGCCTGTGGGGCGCCGATGAGCTGCGCCATCTCGGCCGTACGTGCCACGCCCTCGGCGTCCCGGTCGACGGCCACGACCCGCGCCCCGGCCTCGGCGAAGGCGAAGGCGGTGGCCCGCCCGATGCCGCTGGCCGCGCCCGTGACGAGGACGAGCTGGCCGGCGAACCGGTCCGCGTGCTTGCCGGCGGCCTTCTTCGTGGCCACTGCGGCCCCCTTCGCGGATCGGTCGCCGAGGTCTTCGTTCGCCGTCACGAAGTCCGTGATCCAGGCGGTCAGCTGGTCGGGCCGGGTACGCGGCACCCAGTGCTTGGCGGACACGGTGCGCCGGGTCAACTGCGGCGCCCAAAGCTCCAGTTCGTCATAGAGCTTCGGGGACAGGAAGATGTCGCCGGTCGGCGTGATCAGCTGCACGGGTGCGTGCGCGTACGCGTCCGTCCGTGGCTTGCGCAGCCTCGCCCGTACGTTGTCCCGGTAGAGCCACGCGCCGTGCGCGGCGTCCGAGGGCAGCGAGGGGGTGGGATAGCCGTCGCGCGGCACCTTCTCGAAGCGCTGCAGGATCTTCGGCCACTGGGTGCCGAGCGGGCCGCGCCAGGCGAGCTCGGGCAGCACGGGCGTGTGCAGCATGTACACGTACCAGGACTTGGCGCCCTGGCCGAGGAGTTGGCCCACCTTGCGCGGGGTCGGCCGGGACATGCGCTTCTTGATCCAGTGCCCGAAGTGGTCGAGGGACGGCCCCGACATGGAGGTGAAGGACGCGATCCGCCCCTCCGTGCGGCTGACCGTCACGAACTCCCAGGCCTGCACCGAGCCCCAGTCGTGCCCGACCAGGTGCACCGGCTTGTCCGGGCTGACCGCGTCCGCCACCGCCAGGAAGTCGTCGGTCAGCTTCTCCAGGGTGAAGCCACCGCGCAGCGGGGTGGGCGCCGTGGACCGGCCGTGGCCGCGGACGTCGTACAGGACGACGTGGAAGCGCTCCGCCAGTGCGTTCGCGACCTTCGACCAGACCTCCTTGGAGTCCGGGTAGCCGTGCACGAGCAGCACGGTCGGCTGGGTGTCGTCGCCCAACTCGGCCACACACAGCTCCACTCCGCCGGTACGCACCCAGCGCTCGCGCGCCCCTCGCAGCAAGCTCATGCGGTCTTCTCCTCGGCCCAGCGCCGCACATGCGGCAGATCGTCGTCCAGCCAGAAAGCGCTCTGCTCCGGGTCCTTGGAGTCGGTGACGACCAGGATCTCCTCGAACTTCGCGCCCGTGCCCCGGAATCCGAGGTGCGGTTCGACCGCCCAGAGCCCCTTCTGGGGCGGGTGGTCGGAGAATTTGTACGGGCTCCACAGCGGCGACCAGCCGTCCCGGTGGCCGTGCAGCGCGTCGCTCGCGAGGCCCTTCAGGGACTGGGTGCCGAACCCGAAGACATTCGGTGACCAGCGGCGCTGCTTGACCCGGTCGACCTTGTGCGCGATCACGCCGAAGGGGTAGGCGCGGTGGCGGTTGGCGTACCCCTGCCGGTTCATCAGCCGTTCGACGTTCTCGTAGATCTCCCGCAGCGGCCGGCGCTCGCGCACCTCGCGCAGGATCAGCTCACGGTGTGCTTCCAGGTCGGCGAGGAGCTTGTCGTGCACGGGGTTGAGGCCCAGGCAGCCCGAGTAGCCGATGTCCGCCGTGTATCCCTTGTAGACCGGCGCCATGTCGAGGATGAACGGCATCCCCGGCTCCAGCTTCCGGTTGGTCGGGAAGAACTGCAGCGGCACCTTGAACCCCGCGAACGCCGTCCGGTCCCCGAACCAGGCGAAGGGCAGGTGGAACCAGTCGCGCACGCCGCGCTCGCGCAGCCACTCGCGCTGCATGCGGGCCGCCTCGCGCTCGGTGACTCCGGGCTTGAGCTGCGCCGCGACCGCTTCCGCGCACTCGTACGCGAGGGTCTGCACTTCCCTGAACCCCCGCAGTTCCGCGCTGAGTTCAGTGTCCACCGATGGGTCCACTGCTGAGGTCATGCCACCGTCCGTCCCGTGATCGGCCTGCTGCGTGCTCTGCTGCTCTGCGGGTGGGGCCTTGCGCTACGCGGTCGTAACTTGACACTGATGAATGTGACAATGCCTGGCGGCTGCGTCAAGGGGCGTGCAGGCTCCTGTGGAAAACCCGGCCGGTGTGGACAAGTTCGGGACCCTTGGCCCCGGCCGCGCAGGGCTTTCGGCTGTCCGGGCAGATGTAAGGGCCAGTTAAATTCTGGCTATGAGGACTCGATGGATACCCGCGGCCACCGCGCTGACCGTTGTGCTCGGCGTGACCGGGTGCGGTGTGGAGCGCGGCGCACAGCCGAAGTCGGCTCCGTCGGCGTCCAAGGCTCCGCAGGACGAGCCCAACGGTGTGGAGAAGCTCGACGGCAAGTCCGTGATCGACCGCGCGCGTGAGGCGATCGGCGCGGCGCAGACGATGCGGCGGACGTACACGCCGAAGGAGGCGGCCTCGGAAAAGGCCCCCGCCTACACCTCCGACGTCGTCATGGCCACCGGGTTCGGCGGCTGCACGGTCAAGTACGACTTCGGAGAGCGCGGCAGGACCGAGGCCATGGTGCTGTCCGACCGGCGCATCTGGGTCCGGTCCGACCGGACGATGCTGGAGCGCGACCACGGCGCCGACACCGCCGAACGCTTTGTCGGGAAGTACATCGCCGACGAGATCACCGACGCCTTCACCTACTACAAGCTGCTTCTGCCGTGCGACACGGAAGGCCTGCTCGGCGACCCCGAGGAGGCCGACTCGGTCCGCTACACCAAGCAGACGCCGACCACGGTCCGCGGGGTGCGGGTGCTGCCGGTCGAACTGACGACGAAGGACGCGCGCAGCACTGTCCACGTGGCCCTCGACGGCAAGCCCTACCCGATGCGCACCACTTGGAGCGGAGCGCCGTACACCCTGGACTACCGCTTCGACGAGCCGTTCGCCCCGAAGGCGCCACCCACCTCGCAGACCGTCCCCATGAAGGAGTTCGCGAAGGCCGTGGGCGCCGAGGAGGAGCCCCACTGGGAAGTCGGCATCGGCTGAGAACCGGCCCCGGGCGGACCCCCGACCAAAGGAGGACCCCTACGGGCCCGTACGCCGCAAGTCGGAGGCGGATCCAGGCGTCAGGTCTGACGTCAGGTGTGGTGCGCGCCACTACCTTCGAAACGTGACTGTGATCGCGACCGAAAGCCTCAGCAAGCGGTTCCCGAGGGTGACCGCTCTTGACCGGCTCTCCGTGGACATCGGCCCGGGTGTGACCGGGCTCGTGGGTGCCAACGGAGCCGGCAAGTCCACCTTGATCAAGATCCTGTTGGGTCTGTCCCCCGCCACCGAGGGCACCGCCGAAGTACTCGGCCTCGACGTGGCGACCAAGGGCGCCGACATCCGGGAGCGGGTCGGGTACATGCCCGAGCACGACTGCCTGCCGCCCGATGTCTCCGCCACCGAGTTCGTCGTCCACATGGCGCGCATGTCGGGGCTGCCGCCGGCCGCCGCGCGGGAGCGCACCGCGGACACCCTGCGCCACGTCGGCCTCTACGAGGAGCGGTACCGCCCCATGGGCGGCTACTCGACCGGCATGAAGCAGCGCGTGAAGCTGGCCCAGGCGCTCGTCCACGACCCCCAGCTGGTCTTCCTGGACGAGCCCACCAACGGCCTCGACCCGGTCGGCCGGGACGAGATGCTCGGTCTGATCCGCCGGATCCACACCGACTTCGGGATCTCGGTCCTGGTCACCTCGCACCTGCTCGGCGAGCTGGAGCGCACCTGCGACCACGTCGTCATCATCGACGGCGGCAAGCTCCTCAGGTCCAGCTCCACCAGCGACTTCACCCAGACCATGGGCACCCTCGCGGTCGAGGTCACCGACACGGACAAGCATCCGGACGGTACGCAGGCGTTGCGGGAGCACCTCACGGAGGCGGGCCTCACCCTCCACGCGCGCGTGGAGGACGGTCTGCCGGGCGCCGGGCACATCCTGCTCGTCGAGGCCACCGGCGAGGAGACGTACGACGTCGTACGCGACACCGTCGCCGAACTCGGCCTCGGACTCGTCCGCATGGAACAGCGCAGGCACCACATCGCCGAGGTGTTCCGGGACGACCAGGCGCACGACGTCCAGGACGGCATCCAGGACAGCCAGGCCGCCAGGGAGACGCAGGAGCGCGCCGCCGCATGGGCCGCGAACTCCGCGGCCCATGCGAATGCCAAGAAGGCAGCCGCGACGGCCTCCCAGGACGCAGCCACGACCGCCGCGACAACTTCGACACAGCAGGGAGGAGGCCGGTGATGGCAGCCGACACCGCACCCGCGCAGGGCCGGGGCCCCGCGCAGACCCAGATCCACAACATCGGCTACCGCGACTACGAAGGCCCCCGCCTCGGCCGCGCGTACGCCCGTCGCTCGCTCTTCTCGCAGTCCCTGCGCGGCTCCTACGGACTCGGCCGCAGCGCCAAGTCCAAGGTGCTGCCGATGCTGCTCTTCGCCGTGATGTGCGTACCCGCGGCGATCATGGTCGCGGTGGCCGTCACCACCAAGCTCAAGGACCTGCCGCTCGACTACACGCGCTACGCGATCGTCACCCAGGCGATCATCGGGCTGTACCTCGCGGCCCAGGCCCCGCAGTCGGTCTCGCGCGATCTGCGCTTCAAGTCGGTGCCGCTGTACTTCTCGCGGCCGATCGAACGCGTCGACTACGTGGTGGCCAAGTTCGCCGCCATGGCCTCCGCCATGTTCGTGCTGACCGCCGCGCCGCTGGTCATCCTGTACGTCGGCTCCCTGCTCGCCAAGATGGACTTCGGGCACCAGACCAAGGGGTTCGCTCAGGGGTTGGTCTCCGTGGCTCTGCTCTCCCTGCTGTTCGCCGGGCTCGGCCTGGTGATGGCCGCGCTCACGCCGCGCCGCGGCTTCGGGGTCGCCGCCGTCATCGCCGTCATGACGATCTCGTACGGCGCCGTCTCGACGATCCAGGCGATCGCCGACGCACAGGGCTCCTGGGACGCCGTGCCGTGGATCGGCCTGTTCTCACCCATCACGCTGATCGACGGCGTACAGACGGCATTCCTCGGCGCCGACTCGTCCTTCCCGGGTGCCCACGGCCCCGGTACCGGACTCGGCTTCGTCTACCTCCTTGTCGTCATCGCGCTGATCGCCGGCTCCTACGGAGTACTGATGCGCCGCTACCGGAAGGTCGGGCTGTGACCACGATCAACATCGACCACACCTCGCGTTGGTTCGGCAACGTGGTGGCGGTCAACGACGTCACGATGACGATCGCCCCCGGCGTGACCGGCCTGCTCGGCCCGAACGGCGCGGGGAAGTCCACGCTCATCAACATGATGGCCGGCTTCCTCGCCCCCTCCACCGGCTCGGTCACCCTCGACGGGCAGCCGATCTGGAAGAACGAGCAGATCTACAAGGAGATCGGCCTCGTCCCCGAGCGGGAGGCGATGTACGACTTCCTCACGGGACGCGAATTCGTCGTCGCCAACGCCGAGTTGCAGGGCCTGGGCAAGAAGTCCGCACAGGAGGCGCTCGCCACGGTCGAGATGGAGTACGCGCAGGACCGCAAGATCTCGACGTACTCCAAGGGCATGCGCCAGCGCGTGAAGATGGCGTCCGCCCTGGTCCACAACCCGTCGGTGCTGCTCCTCGACGAGCCCTTCAACGGCATGGACCCGCGCCAGCGCATGCACCTCATGGACCTCCTTCGCCGGATGGGGTCCGAGGGCCGCACGGTGCTCTTCTCCTCGCACATCCTTGAGGAGGTCGAGCAACTCGCCTCCCACATCGAGGTGATCGTCGCCGGGCGGCACGCGGCGAGCGGTGACTTCCGGCGCATCCGCCGCCTGATGACGGACCGCCCGCACCGCTATCTGATCCGCTCCAGCGACGACCGCGCGCTCGCGGCCGCGCTGATCGCGGACCCGTCGACGGCGGGCATCGAAGTCGACCTCGCGGAGGGTGCGTTGCGCATCCAGGCCGTCGATTTCGGACGCTTCACGCAGCTCCTTCCGAAGGTCGCTCGCGAGCACCACATCCGCCTCCTCACGGTCTCGCCCTCGGACGAGTCCCTCGAGTCGGTCTTCTCGTACCTCGTCGCGGCCTGAAAGGAGCCTTCGACCATGTATGACCCCACAGTCGCCCGGCTCACCTACCGGGCCCTGCTCGGCCGCCGCCGCGCGCTGATCCTCTTCACGCTGCCGGTCCTGCTGATCGTCATCGCGGCCGCCGTACGCGGCTTCAGCGGCGCCGACGACCAGGTCGCGGCCGACGTCCTCGGCGGGTTCGCGCTCGCCACGATGGTGCCGCTGATCGGTGTCATCGCCGGTACGGGCGCGATCGGCCCGGAGATCGACGACGGCTCCGTCGTCTATCTGCTCGCCAAGCCCATCAAGCGCCCGACGATCATCCTCACCAAGCTGACCGTCGCCATCGCCGTGACCATGGCCTTCTCGGCGATCCCCACGTTCATCGCGGGCATGATCCTCAACGGCAACGGCCAGCAGATCGCCGTCGCCTACACGATCGCGGCCCTGGTCGCCTCGATCGCGTACGCCGCGGTGTTCCTGCTGCTCGGCACGGTCTCCAAGCACGCCGTGGTGTTCGGCCTGGTCTACGCCCTCATCTGGGAGTCGCTGTTCGGTTCTCTGGTCGACGGCGCCAAGACGCTCAGCATCCAGCAGTGGGCGCTGTCGCTCGCCGAGCGGGTCGCGGGCGGTGACCTGGTCAAGTCCGATGTCGGACTGACGACTTCCGTCATCTTCCTGGCCGCCGTCACGGGTCTCGCCACCTGGTACGCGGGCCAGAAGCTGCGCACGCTGACCATCGCCGGCGACGAGTGAACCACCGGCTCTCCGAGCCGAATTGACCCCCACGCGCGCGTGCCTGTCCCCCGACGGGCACGCGCGCGTGGTGCGTACGCAGCCGGGTCAGACGTGTCAGATGGATCAGACGGTACGATCCCGAGCCGCCAGCAACCCCACCGCGAGCGCCGCCGCACACACGCACAACACGAGCGAGATCGGCACCGTCCAGTTCCCGGTCGCCTGATAGACGGCGCCGGCCGCCAACGGCCCTGCCGCAGCGAGGAGATACCCCACGGTCTGCGCCATCCCGGACAGCCGCGCCGCCGTCACCGCGTCCCCCGACCGCAGCACGATCATGGTCAGCGCGAGTCCCACCGCCCCGCCCTGCCCGACCCCGAGCACCGCCGCCCACAGCCAGGCACCGGACACCGGGGCGGCCATCAGGCCCACATAGCCCGCCGCGACCATCGACGTCACCAGCGCGACCAGCGGGCGCTGGCCGCGCATCCGCCCGGCGAGCAGCGGGACCCCGAAGGCGCCCGCGACCTGGATGAGGTTGTTGAAGGCGAAGACCACTCCGGCCGTGGAACGGCTCATCCCGCCATCGGTGAGGATGGTCGGCATCCATGCGATCAGGACGTACGACCACAGCGACTGCAGCCCCATGAAGAGGGTGACCTGCCAGGCGAGCGGCGACCGCCAGATGCTCCGCCCGGAGACCCCGGACCGGCCCCCGGCAGCAGCAGGTGCGGCGACTCCCTTACGTCCCCGCACGATCAGCACCTGCGGCAGCCACGCCACCGCCGCCACCACGGCAAGCAGCGACCAGAAGGCCAATGACGCTTCCCAGCTCCCGCCGAACGCCTTCTCCAGCGGCACGGACGCGGCCGCCACCACCGTCGCACCGGCGATCATCGCGCCCGTGTAGACCGAGGTCATCGCCGCGGCCTTGTCCGGGAAGTCCCGCTTGATCAGCCCCGGCATCAGCACATTGAGCAGCGCGATCGCGGTGCCGACAAGGACCCCGCCGCCGTAGAGCGCGGCCGCCGAGGGCAGCACCCGCACCACGATGCCGACGGCGAGCAGCAACAGCGCGCACAGCAGCATCCGTTCGACCCCGAAGCGCCGCCCCAGCCAGGGCGCGACCAGGGCACCCACCCCGAGGAAGAGCACCGGCACCGAGGTCACCAGGCTGGTCGCGGTGGACGAAAGGCCGAAGGACTCGCTGATCTCGCCCACCAACGGGGACACGCTCGCGAGCGCGGCCCGCATATTGACCGAGGCAAGGACGATGCCGACCAAGAGCAGCACGGGATGGGCGAGCAACCGCCGCCGCCCAGCTGCCTCTTGGGGTGTGACGTGGACGCCGGCCTCGGTGTCTATGAGCAGCTGGTCGGTGGTGCCGGGGCGTGACAAGGGGTGCGGCCTTTCAAGTGCGTACGAGGGTGGTTCAGCGGCCAGGTTCAGCGGCCAGGACTCATGGGACTCATCAAGTCCCCTCGCCCAGCGCCGCGATCGCCTCCAAAGGCACCCGCAACAGCTCCCGC
Proteins encoded in this window:
- a CDS encoding SDR family oxidoreductase, producing the protein MSLLRGARERWVRTGGVELCVAELGDDTQPTVLLVHGYPDSKEVWSKVANALAERFHVVLYDVRGHGRSTAPTPLRGGFTLEKLTDDFLAVADAVSPDKPVHLVGHDWGSVQAWEFVTVSRTEGRIASFTSMSGPSLDHFGHWIKKRMSRPTPRKVGQLLGQGAKSWYVYMLHTPVLPELAWRGPLGTQWPKILQRFEKVPRDGYPTPSLPSDAAHGAWLYRDNVRARLRKPRTDAYAHAPVQLITPTGDIFLSPKLYDELELWAPQLTRRTVSAKHWVPRTRPDQLTAWITDFVTANEDLGDRSAKGAAVATKKAAGKHADRFAGQLVLVTGAASGIGRATAFAFAEAGARVVAVDRDAEGVARTAEMAQLIGAPQAWGETVDVTDEQAMEKLAEKVATEYGVLDVLVNNAGIGISGSFFDTTSEDWKKVLDVNLWGVIHGCRIFGKQMADRGQGGHIVNTASAAAYQPSKALPAYSTSKAAVLMLSECLRAELAGQGIGVSAICPGFVNTNITATTHFAGVDETEEKRRQKKTSRLYGLRNYPPEKVADAILGAVVKNQAVVPVTPEARGAHLMSRFTPRALRAIARLEPPL
- a CDS encoding M24 family metallopeptidase produces the protein MTSAVDPSVDTELSAELRGFREVQTLAYECAEAVAAQLKPGVTEREAARMQREWLRERGVRDWFHLPFAWFGDRTAFAGFKVPLQFFPTNRKLEPGMPFILDMAPVYKGYTADIGYSGCLGLNPVHDKLLADLEAHRELILREVRERRPLREIYENVERLMNRQGYANRHRAYPFGVIAHKVDRVKQRRWSPNVFGFGTQSLKGLASDALHGHRDGWSPLWSPYKFSDHPPQKGLWAVEPHLGFRGTGAKFEEILVVTDSKDPEQSAFWLDDDLPHVRRWAEEKTA
- a CDS encoding ABC transporter ATP-binding protein — encoded protein: MIATESLSKRFPRVTALDRLSVDIGPGVTGLVGANGAGKSTLIKILLGLSPATEGTAEVLGLDVATKGADIRERVGYMPEHDCLPPDVSATEFVVHMARMSGLPPAAARERTADTLRHVGLYEERYRPMGGYSTGMKQRVKLAQALVHDPQLVFLDEPTNGLDPVGRDEMLGLIRRIHTDFGISVLVTSHLLGELERTCDHVVIIDGGKLLRSSSTSDFTQTMGTLAVEVTDTDKHPDGTQALREHLTEAGLTLHARVEDGLPGAGHILLVEATGEETYDVVRDTVAELGLGLVRMEQRRHHIAEVFRDDQAHDVQDGIQDSQAARETQERAAAWAANSAAHANAKKAAATASQDAATTAATTSTQQGGGR
- a CDS encoding ABC transporter permease, whose product is MAADTAPAQGRGPAQTQIHNIGYRDYEGPRLGRAYARRSLFSQSLRGSYGLGRSAKSKVLPMLLFAVMCVPAAIMVAVAVTTKLKDLPLDYTRYAIVTQAIIGLYLAAQAPQSVSRDLRFKSVPLYFSRPIERVDYVVAKFAAMASAMFVLTAAPLVILYVGSLLAKMDFGHQTKGFAQGLVSVALLSLLFAGLGLVMAALTPRRGFGVAAVIAVMTISYGAVSTIQAIADAQGSWDAVPWIGLFSPITLIDGVQTAFLGADSSFPGAHGPGTGLGFVYLLVVIALIAGSYGVLMRRYRKVGL
- a CDS encoding ABC transporter ATP-binding protein — translated: MTTINIDHTSRWFGNVVAVNDVTMTIAPGVTGLLGPNGAGKSTLINMMAGFLAPSTGSVTLDGQPIWKNEQIYKEIGLVPEREAMYDFLTGREFVVANAELQGLGKKSAQEALATVEMEYAQDRKISTYSKGMRQRVKMASALVHNPSVLLLDEPFNGMDPRQRMHLMDLLRRMGSEGRTVLFSSHILEEVEQLASHIEVIVAGRHAASGDFRRIRRLMTDRPHRYLIRSSDDRALAAALIADPSTAGIEVDLAEGALRIQAVDFGRFTQLLPKVAREHHIRLLTVSPSDESLESVFSYLVAA
- a CDS encoding ABC transporter permease — its product is MYDPTVARLTYRALLGRRRALILFTLPVLLIVIAAAVRGFSGADDQVAADVLGGFALATMVPLIGVIAGTGAIGPEIDDGSVVYLLAKPIKRPTIILTKLTVAIAVTMAFSAIPTFIAGMILNGNGQQIAVAYTIAALVASIAYAAVFLLLGTVSKHAVVFGLVYALIWESLFGSLVDGAKTLSIQQWALSLAERVAGGDLVKSDVGLTTSVIFLAAVTGLATWYAGQKLRTLTIAGDE
- a CDS encoding CynX/NimT family MFS transporter, yielding MSRPGTTDQLLIDTEAGVHVTPQEAAGRRRLLAHPVLLLVGIVLASVNMRAALASVSPLVGEISESFGLSSTATSLVTSVPVLFLGVGALVAPWLGRRFGVERMLLCALLLLAVGIVVRVLPSAAALYGGGVLVGTAIALLNVLMPGLIKRDFPDKAAAMTSVYTGAMIAGATVVAAASVPLEKAFGGSWEASLAFWSLLAVVAAVAWLPQVLIVRGRKGVAAPAAAGGRSGVSGRSIWRSPLAWQVTLFMGLQSLWSYVLIAWMPTILTDGGMSRSTAGVVFAFNNLIQVAGAFGVPLLAGRMRGQRPLVALVTSMVAAGYVGLMAAPVSGAWLWAAVLGVGQGGAVGLALTMIVLRSGDAVTAARLSGMAQTVGYLLAAAGPLAAGAVYQATGNWTVPISLVLCVCAAALAVGLLAARDRTV